The genomic segment AAGAGAAGGGGGAAAATGGGagtgagtggtggtggtgggctgGGTGGGTGCACAAACGTTGACCCAGTCCACATAACGCTAGAAGCAGCAGCAGTGCCCAGGCCCGAGCCTCTCACCTGTCACCCACCAGCTGTGCATCCTGGGCcaagtcacttcccttctctgggcctaaGTGTCCCCCGTGAtacaatgggaataataacatgtattatctcatttaatgctcacattAACCCCATGAGAcgtttattttccccattttacggattaggaaactgaggctcagagatgtgatgtgatgtgatgtgccTCGCAGGTAAGTGGCAGAGGTGAGATTCTGGAGCCTCAACCGTTTTCTTAatcctagctttattgagatgtaatccACATACCACACAATTTTCTGGTTTACAATGTACAAATTAACAGTTTTCAgtgtattcagagttgtgcaaccatcctcAAAATCAACTTTCAAATCTTtacatcaccccaaaaagaaaccccatacccattagttTTCATTCCCTATTCCCTCCCAAACttctcttccctccatccctaGGCGACCactttttgctttctgtctctatagatttgcctattctgaatatttccatcactggaATCAGACAACATGTCTGAGTCCCAACTCTTAACTTCCAATGGCTCCAACATCACCGGGTGCTGGAGAAATAGAGGTGTTACATGGTGGCTTGGGTATGAACATGGCCTTTGCTGATAGGCAGACTTGGATCTAAAACCTGGGCTCTGTACCTGGGGGAagtcactttctctttctgagcttcGGGTTCCTGGTCTGTACAATGGGAGCAGTAACAGCATTCCTCACGAAGCTGTCGTGACCCATGAGATGTGCTTAGCCCAGACTTAATATGCGGTCGTTTTGAACTGGATTACAACGACCCACGCATCCACCCATCTATTTACCCCTTTGCCcaggcatttaaaaaaagttagcaCTTTCTTGGGGTCAAGCATTATTCCAGGTGTTGGGGATACAGTAACGAACAGGACATGATCCCTGCCCACATAGGGCTTACGTTCTAGGGGTAATGGGTAAATAACAGACTTTTAGAGAGGGATGCGTGTAATAAAGACAACAGCGTGATGGGACGAAGCATCCCAGGCACATGGAGGAAGGCTTCCCTGCCCCTGCCTTCACTCATCTCGGAGAGGAATGTCTTTTGTAAATGGAAATATACTATGCAGGGGGGAGGGGTTCTTAGGATCTCCTCTGAGTGGGGCCAGTGGCCTGGCTTTGTCATCTTCTGAGATTGTGGATGTGTCAGGTTGTGGATTCATTTCCAAGGCAGGCCACTCAGCTCGTCAGCATGTAAGGGCGCTGGCTGCCCTTAGAGAACTCTGCTCGGATGGGGCAGTGGGAGCCCCGAGCAGGCAGGGGCCTGGCCTAGGGAGACACACTGAGTCACAGCAgggctctttcctctctcccaggcCACAGTGAAACCTGATTGATGGGAGCGCTGGGGGACAAGACCCCAGGGTTGGGCATATCTGGAACAGAGATGCAGCCTGACCCACCTGTCGCCGCCGCTGTTTCCTGTGCACCTGCCTGCCACGCTCTGGTCATGAGCCTGCCCCGAAGCTCAGAATCAAGGCTGCAGCACGAAGGAAGCACACTTCAGTGAGCCCTCCACAGCAGCCTCCAGCTCCACACTTAGGACCTCAGCCGAGTGCCTATATTCTGTACCCACAGTCAATTCCTTATTCATTTTATCTTCCATTCAGCTGCCCTAATGTCTGATTTTTCACCcacctatctgtctgtctgtccacccATTCACTGAATTATGACTCCTCTAAaacatctatccattcattcaacagatgatTACTGAGCAAATCCTTTGTGCCGGGCACTGTGTTTGGTCTGGTCCCTGGTCAGATGCCAGTCCTGGTAGGAAGGGCATGCCTAATTGGCAGTGTGGGTGACTGTGCCACCTTCTTCCTGAGAGCTGGTCTTTCTTAACAAGGGAGAAGGgacatgtacatatgtgtgtgtgtacgttgGAGGATAGTAATAAAACCTGACTGCAAGCAAATGCAAGGTGTGTTTGGACCTTTCCAACACCATGACAATCTAACCACCTCTAGGGAAGCAGGACAGGTATGTCTGATGGTCCCGTTTCACAGAGGCAATAACTAAGGTTCAACCTGGAAGTGCAAGGCAATGCTGCCTCTCCCAgccatttccccacatcctccctGACGGAATGAATCACTCAGTCTTCCATAATCCCAGAGAATTCTGCTAATGCTTCAGTTAAAGGGTTTCCCCAGGGCTCTGCTCCTTTCACTGGGACTGGCTCCTTTCGCTGTGTGTCTGTCTGCCCACTGGCTGGATACTTCTGGACAGGCAACATCAGTCTGttcatctttcccttccctctccccccaggcTCCGGCGTACACATAGTACAccacaggtgctcaataagtattacTCATTAGTAACAAGACCGTCAAGAACACAGCTGAGGACTGTGCTCTGGCATCACCTAAGCCCAGGCCCCCATCAGCTCTCACCTGCGAACCAGCAGCAGCCTAATTGGTCTCCATCCTTGACCAGCTTGCCCTATCTCGCTCCCCTGTCTCCCATTTGCTACATGCCAGCGCCAgcaaacctttaaaaatgtaaatctgaaCTTGTCAGACCTTTCAGGATTCCCACCGCGTTTAGGGTAAAATCACAAATCCTCCCAGCATCCGGACAAGGCCCGGCGGGGTCAACCCCAGCTCCAACTCCACTTCCCCTGCACGCTCCAGCCATGCCAGATCGCTTTCCTTCCCAGAACTCACCAAGTTCTTTTTCGTGTGTTAGCCGCGGAGgtgcccttccctcctcctggaaCGGTGCCCGCCTCCGCACCCCGCCCGCCTTCACCTCGCTGGCCACTCCTCTCCTCGGGCGCGCTCCTTCCCTGGTGCTCTGCCGCTGCTGTGCATCTCCTCTGGGGACATATGCCCATGGCCGAGTCCCCgactagcacacagtaggcatgcTGTAGATATCTCTTCAATGACTAGCGGGAGAACCCTTCTAGGCTCCTCAGTTCCCCTGAGGGTGAGGGTCAGGGGAACTGACCCTTCTCTCTGTCAAGGTTGTGTTTctgccaggctggggtggggctgggactggattataatttataaacagACACAGGGGGTCTCCTGGGTTTCACCATTTTGGATGCGCATTTACGCCAGTCCCCTCCATATCTGCTACATCAAGGTGGGAATCTATAGTGTGTGGTGGGTTCCGACTCTGACTCCATCACCTGCCAGCTGGGGACTAGGGACGTAACTGCcaccagcctcagtttcttcatctgtaaaatggggctgataaTAGTGCCTACTTGCCAGGGTTGTTGTGGGGAGTCATCAGGCTTCTACCTTTAAGGCGCTTAGTGCTCGGTACTTAAGGCACTTGTCACGGTTAATGTTGTTATTACTATCAGATAGCGCATTCCCAGGAGTTAGGACCTGGCGAGCAGGGCTCCCTCTCCATAAAACCTCGACTTCAAGTACTACTCCTCAGAAGCCTTATTTTTTCAACTTCCATAAGAAACTCTAAGAAGTTTATGTGGCTCGTTCTTACGTCCGCAATGGCTTTTCAATGATTGGTTGTGGGGAGGGCACTGTACTAGGCTCTGCACGTACGAAGATCAGTCAGCCCCACTTCCTGTCCCAGGGAGGAAAACAGACCAACCAATGATCACAATTCAGTGGGGCACATGGCGGTGGCCCATGGActgtgaggagaggagaggatttcagggcaggggcagggatgcTTCAGGTGCCTGGGGAACCCTGGGGTAAATGCAGAGCAGAACGCATGGGAAGAATGGCCACGAGGTCCCCTTCAGGGTGTGAGATGCATTGGGAAAGATAGGTTGAGTGAGCTCTGCAGGTGAGGAATTGGGTATCCCCCAGGAGACTGAGAACCTTCTCTGTGCCAgacctgggtggggtggggtgggggcatctTAGACCTAGACAGAGCCTCTGCCCTTCTGGACCAGGGTGGCTGTCCAGTGGAAGAGACAATGACAAGAATTAATAGATTCCACGCCCCTCTCACaccctcctgctcccccacccccacagccctgcTAGAGCTATCCAGGAGCCTGCAGGAGGTATCCTGGGAATAAGCCCTTGTCCTTGGCCGGGGAGAGGGCAGTCTCCAGACCCCCAGTGGGGGTGTGGTCTCTGGAGATGGCATCTTGAGCCTGGGGGCTGGGACTGCATCCCCTCCTCCCTTATCCTGCAGCACAGCCTTTTAAGGGGGTGACCCTCTGACCTCTAGACTGTTCCCCCTCACCCTGCAGCTAGAAGCCCCTGGGGAAGGAGCTTAAGGCAGGCAGGAGGGCTCCAGAGGCCTCAGGTTTAGAGGCAGATGGGAGGCCAGGGTTGAGCCTTAAAAGATTCTGGGGTCCCCTGGGATCTCCTGGAGAGCTCAGCCAAGGCCAGGGGCCTAAGTTGGGTTTATGGAAGTGTAGGGCCGAGATGCGGGTGCCtggcccaggaggagggaggggacgaTGGGCAAAGGGTTCAGGCGAGGGAGCAGGCGAGGCACTGGGAGTCTAGGAtgcaggatgggggtgggagggcgagGGGTCCGGCGGtgcggtggtggggggggggcggcccCCGGGGAGGGGCACGCTATGTCTTTAAGAGCTGCCTGAGCGCAGGTTGCAGCTGCCTGGCCAGCCCGAGAGACAGCGGAGATTCATTACCCGCCGACACAATGACCATTGATGGCCCCGTGGCGTTATTCAAATCCAGTACCAATTGCAGCCGAGCCCCTTTCTCCGCGCCAGGCCCGTATTGTTGGAGCGGCCCACTAAAAGCCCGCCCCGGCCCCGAGCCGCCAGAGGCGCCCGCTCGGGCTCAGCCCTGCGCCTCGCCAGCCCGCCGGCTCCCAGCCCGGCTCCCCGGGCGCTGCAGGTGACCCGGCGGCGCATTCCAGCGCTCCCCGCCGTCCCAGCCACGGCCGCCACTGCTACCGCCGGGGCCCCGGCCGCGACACAGCCACAGGGAAGCGGAGAGCGCCCGAGCCGGTGCGTgcgcggggctgggcgggggcgggagacccaTGAGTCCAGCAGCCCGGACCCCAGGTTCGGAAACGCGACCCCGCCTCGGGCCCCTGTTTTCCGGATTCCCGGCGAACCCGTGGAGCcaaggctgggggcggggagaggggagtCGGGGTTCCCCAGGCCTGACAGAGGAGATTCCCCCGACCTGGGGCGGCGCAGAGACCCAACGCGGGCTACTCTAGGGACCTCGGGCCGCGATCGAAGGAGACACACACCAGAGGCGACGGGGATCCCCACGCAGGGTCGGGATCCGCGTGCTTGCTCGTCCACCTTACCGCGGGATGGGCCGCGACTGCCGAGCATCCGCGAGGTCCGCGCATCTCCGGAGATCTGGTCCGGCGCTTTTAAGGAGCGAAGCGGAACCCCGCAGGAGACCGGGGCCCTGGACTCAGGGGCTTCGCCACTGATTGTCCAAACGCAATTCTTGTACGAGTCTGCGGCCAACCGAGAATTGTGGCTGGACATCTGTGGCTGAGCTCCGGGCGCAACAGGGGCGGGAGCCGTAGGGACCGAGCTCAGCGCGGGCGAGACCCCTCGGGGTGGCGGCTGGCTGGCCCCAGCACGAGGATCGCGGTCCCGGCCGGGCGCGCAAACGAGGGACGCCGGTCCCTGTCACCAGCGCCGCCATCCTCCTTTCCTCGTCGTCGTCCtcgttctcctcctcctctgcggGTGACCAGTCCTGGCTGGCGGGGTCCTCCAGTCGATTGCGTCGTTTTTCCCTTTTTCAAATTTCGGCCGGGAACGAAGCTGGCATGCTACGGCGGGGCCCAAATGTGGTCCGGGGAGCTCGCCCTCGGCCCGAGCCGCAGAAAGTCGGGGGCGAAAGAAGATGCCGGCGGACGGCGCTTGCTAACTCGTTCTGAATTGATTCTAACCTATCCTCCCCCACCAATACCCCCCCAACCAAGCCTAAACCGACCCCTAAATCCCAAACAAACCGACCCCTTCCGCCAGCCCCTCCAGACCGACCGATGGGCTGAGCCTCCTCCAGCGGCTGCTGGAGTCGGAGAAGCGACGGGAATGATGCGCTCCAGCCGGGCAATCGCCTCTGCTTCGGAAATAGAACTTGGACAAACGAATCCTTTTCATTAAAGACAAATCTTCGGAGATAGTggggtttatttatttgtttatttcctcaAAAGTGGGTTCAggagttgtgggggggggggggaacagtTGGGTGTTGTTGGGTTTGAGCCCAGGTCATCTATCCCTGACCCCTTTCATGCTCAAGATGAAAATGACCCAAAATGCTGTGGAGTGTGGCCCTGGCCAATTTCAGCCGTGATGCTGGCCTCCCTCGTTGCCGTGGAGAACCTGGTTTCCCCAGCGCATCCTCCTGCCCTACTCCTCAGCATTAACTGGGGTGCTGTAGAGGAAGGGATATCCCGTTTctacccctcctctccccagtgCAGGCAGGAAAGGATTCCTCTTGCCCAGTTTCCAGGACTTGGAAtccttggggagggtggggggtgggggggtggagtgaGGAGAACGGGGCACTCTGAAGCTTGGGCTGGAGGCAGAAAGGGACTTCCAGGTTATAAGAGTTGGGAGAGGTTGATCTTTAAAGTGAGGCTGTCCCTTGCCCTGTTCTGTAACATGCAGACCCTGACCTCAGGACCTAGTGTGGGCTGGTCATACAGCCTGTCCCTAGACAGCACCTGCACCCATAACCTCAACatggccgcccccacccccccccccacacccagaAGGCCCCCACCTGCAGCAGTGCTGGAGAGCAGCTCGCCAGCCAGGGGGCTGTCTGTCTGCAAAGCCTTGAGAAGGATGTGCACACCCCCCACACTGCTAGGACAACTATTTGGCACTTTCACCTCCACAGAGTGAGAGAAATTCCACcttaaattattaacatttaatgAAAAGCGACGTTTGGGGCGGGATGATGTTAatgccctattttttttttttttttttttttttgaggtctcCCTCCAGCAAACAAAGCTTTTTCTCCAAGTTATGGGAAGTGGGGCTCAGCAGTCTTATCTATGCCTCCTCCATTCTGAGGCCACTGGCTGCAGCTGGTGGGACAAAGCCTGGCCTCGGACAGACGGGTAGGGAAGTGTCCTGGGACCCAGACTGGTCAGCACAGACTGGCTCTGCCACCCCTTCTCCAGATGGCCCTGTCGTATCATCTCTTCTTGGAGAGTCTGGAGTCTGGGTTTCaaccccttctctcttttttgggTGAAGGGCAGTTCTGAAAGCCCTAGGCTGAGGGCAGAGAAGCTGGAGCAGAGACCATGGCTGGGGGGGATGTGGGGTGCCACCGGTTTCTAAGGATGAAGTTCCAGGCAAGGCCAGTAAACAACCTAGTCTTTTATTTGCCCAAGGCCAGCTGTTGCAGGCACTGAGGCCCCAAGACCTccagaagggatggagggaggaggggtgaaccAGCCTGCCTACCAGGTGCTGCCTGCCCCCAtcctgcttcctgcaggaggtgggagaggagctCAAGTGTACATTTGTGCCATCACATATCTCCCCAGTTTTCATATACTATAAAAATTCAGTTGTtgtggaggaggaaactgaggcacactgaCCCCCCCTCACCCCAGGCCTCTATTTGCCAGTCCAAGGCTTAGCCTACAccctccttccccccctccccagccccccgcccccaagtgGAATGAGCTGTACACAGGCAGCCTTTTGCCAGGGGGAGGGTCTCAGGAGCCCATCTGGTGGCCTGTGTGGGGGGAGGCCAGCCAGGGTCAAGGTCTGTGGatgggggagcaggaggaggggtgTGGTTGGAAGAGCAGCtgctgtgtgtgtggtgggggggggtcggCACTGAATAGGGGACCCCAGCTGGGGTTCCATAATGATATCAGTGGGGGACAGGCAGAGCCCTCTGCTgtccagatggggaaactgaggcggaGACCCCTCCAATCTCTGAGAAGGGAGGGGCCTACCATCAGCTTTTCAGGTTCATTCATCTTCCCCAGGAAGGCACTGCGGCCCAGGAGCTGGAGTGCCTTGTTAGCGGTCACTCAGTGTTCAGACTGAGATACAAGGAAAGGAGAGCAGCTGGGTCACCTGGCTGCACAGACCCCCTCCACTCCTGACAAACCCAGGggcaccctcccccacctcagctGCTGGGAGAGGGAGTGCTGGGCTCGGgcgcctgcccgcccgcccgccttCCCCTGCTCACGTGCCTGAGAAAGGCTCATTTTTAGCACCTGGCCTCTTTTCCCTGCCTGGAGGGAGCTCAGGGGACAGAGCAGGGAAGAAAGCAGCCAAGGGGGACAGGGAGCTCTGGAAGCAGGGCCCAAGGGGATGTCTGCTTgctctgctctccccaccccaagggggcccaggcacagagaggggcCCTTAGCCGCCGTGCAGCGTGGATATGAAGAGGATGCTGTCCTGGTCCTGAAGCTGGTAGTCCAGCTCACCCTAGTCcaggagagaaatgagaaaactgtcAAGGGTACTTTTCCAGTCTCTCCCCAGGTGtcaggagaggaagaggggggaCCTCGCTGTTCTGGGAGAGAAAGatagaatctaccaaaaaaaaaaaaaaaaaaaatgggtaaccTATACATTCACTAGCAAACCTCCAGGATGGAAGAGAGCTCACCACTTCCCCCAGCTACCCGTTCCTTCCTCACTCGGGGTGGGGGACTCCGTCTGGAGGCCAGATTGGGACAGAGGATTACCCAGCCACCCTATGTGGGCCTGATGAGAGGCCCAAGGCTTTCCTACCAAAGCAGTGAGAGGAGGGGGTTGAGGGAAGGCTGTCCCCCGAGGTACTGACCAGAAGTTCCCAGTCGGCATCATTAATCAGCACCAGAATCCCCGGCCGCCTGTGGGAAAGATGGTGGTGAGTAGCAGGGCGTGAAGGGCGGGAGCTggcaggagcagaggcagaggcTTAGATGTCTGAGCTGCAGGAGTGTGGGGGGAGCCTTTTCTCTGGAGGGTCCCAGTGAAGATCTCCCAGggagtggaggagacagaaaagtCTGAGGGCCAGATGGAACACAGGTGCAGATTCCACTGCCATCTCCCAGACCTCAGGCAGGTCATTTTGTTTCCctgagcatcagtttcttcatctgaaaacagGGTAAATCACAGTGCCTCCCTCATAAGCTCTGTGGGAGGATGAAGTGGGATGAGGCAAGTGAGGTGCTTGCTTGCCAGGGCCTAGTACGGGAACCACTGGTAGCAGCCTATCTTTCCAGGGGTCTAACCGCACTGTCCTAGGCCTCCCACATGTGTGTCCTGGAGAGGAGACTATCTTGGCTTTTCTGAATCAGGGAAGCCTGCCAGTGGCCCCGAGCTCCTGAAGGCCTGAAAGCAGCCCTGGCTGGAGGAAGGCAGGGTAGGCTGATATCTGCACAGGTACCTTAGCCTGGCTCCTGCGGGCAATGACCCAAAGAGCACTGCTGTCCTTGGGGGTGACCTCCACAACTGCTGGACCGCGACCTGAGCCACGGGTTGGGTGGCAGCCCTAGCCCCCAGGGCCTGCTGGTGAATCTCTGCTTCGAGGCCGATGAACAAGTCCCACCAGTGCCCTGCCCACTTCTGTGACAAATGAGGCTGATCTTGTTGTAGGAGTAAAGTGGCTTCTTGGCACATGGAACCTGGATCCTTTCCTAGGAGGCTAAGCCGGGCCTGGGACAGACATAGAAGctttgggctgggctgggggtgtccCCAGTGAGCAGGAACATGCATACGTGTACATGGGTGTGCACTGACTCCCTCTAATCCTGGACCTGCGCTGTCCAGCCCGGTTTCTACGAGccacatttaaatgtaaattccACGTAAGTAAAACTGAACActtagttcctcagtcacactagccacattccAAGGGTTCAATATCCTCACGGGCCTAGCAGCTGCCACATTGGACAGCACCAAGAGAGAACATTTCTACCATCACAGAAAGTGCTATGGGAGAGCACTGTCCTAGGCTGTCAAGAGATGAGAGAGACCCTAGGTAGCATCTTTCTCAGCACTGTCCATACGGAGAGAACAGCTGGGGCCCAGAGAAGTGAGGTAACTTGGCCAAGGTTCTGTGGCAAGTCTGTGGCAAGCAGAAGGTGGACTCTAAGTGTTGTGATAAGTTTACCAATCTCCTGACCTGGGCTTTGAAAAAAATCCCCAACAGTCCAATGTCGtaacaagaaaactgaaattaaactTCGACAGAGCTGGACAGAAGCAGCCCTTTCCTTGGAGGGCTAAGAGGAGGATAAAGGGGATAACAGGACCCGGAGAGGCTGTGTTTGAACCAAGGCCAGGGGCTCAaacctcctccccaccgcccaccTGCCCtcctcagggaaggaaggaagggactcACACGCTGTCTCCCTGGATGAACAACTCAGGCCGCTCTTTTAGCAAATTCTTCTTGATCCACACAAGGAGGCTCCGGATGTCCCCTGGAGAGGAAGACACAGAACAAACTGATGTCAAACCCACATGATTCCTGGCCCTTAGGGCCTCGCCCGGACCAGGAGGAAGGGAACATGGGGCTCAGAAGGCCTCCGTTAGACCAGGCTATTATGGCCCCTGAACGAGTGGATTCCCAAGGTGAGATAATGGACTCGGAGAGGCCAGTGACCTGCCAGAGAGGTCTTCAGAGAAAGTGGCACCTGGCACTGCTGAAACCTTGAAGCAGAGGCAATAGGGACGCAAGGCAGACAGCAGGAGGAATGGTCACATACAAAAGGGTTGAGAGACAGACCTCCACCCATCCTAGAAGATGGTCTGAAACTGCCATAGGTAGGCTTCTGGGAGAGCTCCTCCACCTTTATCTCCCCAGCCAGTCCCAGATGGGGAGCATTCGGCTTTGCTCGTATAAGGTCTGCATATATTTCCCTTTgtgagggaagaaaaacaattgcTGAGCCGATAACATCAGTTAATTTCCTCTGGCAGGAGAGAAGGATCCTTCACCAGCCAGAGACGCTGACAAATCACGGCCCCACTGCGCCCCCTTTGCAGAGCCCTGCAGGCCAGGGGTGGCCACCCTGAAGAGGCAAGAGGTTCAGGGTCAAAGGGGCCTCTCCTGCTCAGCTGGACACTGAGCTCTGCCTCTGTGGCCCTGGGACAGCCACCAAGCTCTGCACATCACCTGGAGGCTCAGAGCCACCTGTCTCCCgggtcttctttccttttctgggagCCAGTCCCAGGCCACAGCACAATGAAAGCTAGCTCTATCCACTCAAAGGCTACCGCTCTAAACGATCCACTCCTCAAAAAACAGAGCATCCCTGAGGCTGCAGGAGTTCCTTCTCTCCCTGAGACGACAGCCTCTGCACACACAGGCTCAAGCCCGCCCGCCGGGGGTGGGAGGTCAGCCATCCCCATCCTGAGTCAATGTCTCAGACGGGTCTCTGTCCTGCGCCGTGCCTGGGCAAAGCTCAGGGGCTAAGCTGGAGAAGGGCCCAAGCAGTGCCTTGGTTTCCCTGCCGTGAGGGGGACTCCTGGCACACAGGCGAGGCAAAGACTGCCAGATAAGCAgaggcccagctctgcccagtCCAGGCCAAGCACGTGTCACACATAGCACTAGTCCTGGGCAGGGTTTTAAGGCACTCAGGCAGGCTGCACCCTGGAAGGGCTGGTTCACTCTGCTCGGTGCCAGCTTCCCTGGATTGTACGCCAGCAGAGCACAGGGCCCTGGGCAAAGTGTCCACAGGCTGAGACTGCTTTTCAATTTTAATTCCTACTTTTACACAAAGCAGATTGGAGTCCTCACGGTCCCTGCagcaggcagggggtggggggtgctgccTCCAACTAGCTGCCGTCCATTCAGACTCCTGGCTGGGCTCCTCCCACAGGCCTGCGCTTCAGAGGGTTCCCCTTGGCCTCCATCTTGGCACTGTCTGGTGGGCCGCCAGCCCATACATCTTGCGGCCGCTCGATAGAGCCGCCGGGGTCTGACACATCCATCACCCAGCCCCGGCAGGCGGGGCTGCGCCTGTGCGTGCGGAGGCACTGAGGGACTGGGCAGTGCCTGGCCCGAGGGCCACCCGCTGCACCTCCACAGCCCCCGCTGGCCTGTTCAGAACCAGGACCCAGTTGCGTGACAGCCCTGGCTCCCTCCAAGAGGGGACTTCTGCTCTGCTCTCGTAGgctgggggcggtggggaggactGCTGGTCATGTTGGGGTCATCCAAGTGATGGCACCATCGTGAGTCCCcgaggggtgggctgggggaggctgtgcgGGTGCTGGTTCATTTATCATGATGCTCCTCTTTGCTGAGgtcattccctccctcctctgcg from the Hippopotamus amphibius kiboko isolate mHipAmp2 chromosome 2, mHipAmp2.hap2, whole genome shotgun sequence genome contains:
- the URM1 gene encoding ubiquitin-related modifier 1 isoform X2, which encodes MAAPLSVEVEFGGGAELLFDGVKKHQVTLPGQEEPWDIRSLLVWIKKNLLKERPELFIQGDSVRPGILVLINDADWELLSEH
- the URM1 gene encoding ubiquitin-related modifier 1 isoform X1, with the protein product MAAPLSVEVEFGGGAELLFDGVKKHQVTLPGQEEPWDIRSLLVWIKKNLLKERPELFIQGDSVRPGILVLINDADWELLGELDYQLQDQDSILFISTLHGG